From the genome of Phycicoccus duodecadis:
CCGACGAGGGGATCGGTGCCGAGGAGGTCGAGCAGGGAGGGCCAGTGGTCGGCGGGCCGGAGGTCGCCCCGGTCGCGGGTCATCGCGGTGCGGACGACGACGGCCCCGCCCGGCAGCGTGACGGGCACCCCGACCCGGTCGACCCGGCGGTGGCCGTGGGGCCCCCGCGCGACGTGCACGACGGCCCGGAGCGCGCCCCGCAGCTGCGCGTGCACGGCCTCGCGGGGCAGCCCGGCCAACGAACCGAGCGCCTCGAGCCGGGCGGGGACCTCCTCGGGGCCGTTGGCGTGCAGGGTGCCGGCACCCCCGTCGTGGCCGGTGTTGAGCGCGGCCAGGAGCTCGCGCACCTCGGGGCCGCGGACCTCGCCCACCACGAGGCGGTCAGGGCGCATGCGCAGGGCCTGGCGCACCAGGACGGCCAGGGAGACCTCGCCGACGCCCTCGACGTTGGCCGACCGGCCCTGCAGCCGGACCACGTGCGGATGGTCGGGGTCGAGCTCGCGGACGTCCTCGACCACGACCAGCCGTTCGTGGGCGGGGCACTCGGCCAGCAGCGCCGCCAGGACGGTGGTCTTGCCCGCCCCGGTGCCCCCGGTGACGAGCAGGCTGGCGCGGGCCGCCACCAGGGCCCGCAGGACCCGGGCGCCGTCGGGCCCGGTGGCACCCAGGCCCACAAGGGCCGCGACCCCACCCGGGCGCCGTCGTGCGACCCGCAGGCTGAGGTGCGCCCCGCCCTCGGCCAGCGGCGGGAGCACGGCGTGCAGCCGGACGCCGCCGGGCAGCGTGCCGTCGACCCAGGGCTGGGAGTCGTCGAGGCGACGACCGGCCAGCCCCGCCAGCCGCGCGGCCAGCGGGCGGAGGTCGTCGGCGGCCACGACGGTCGCCGTGCTCTCCACGCCCCCGCCACGGTCGACCCAGACGCGGCCGTCACCGTTGACCAGGACGTCGGTGACCTCGGGGTCCGCTACCAGCGGGGCGAGTGGCCCGAGCCCCACGACCCGGTCGGCCAGACGCCCCGCGGCGTCGTGGCGGCCGAGGTCGCCGAGCACCCCCTCCTGCTCCCCCGCCATGCGGTCGATCACACCGACCGTCGGCGGCCTCCCGGCGCGGATGGAGCGCTCCACGGCGGCCTGCAGCGGCTCGTGCACCGAGAACGTCACGACGCGCGGCCCACCGCACCGGGCACCCGCGCAGCGGCGACGACGAGGTCGGCG
Proteins encoded in this window:
- a CDS encoding TadA family conjugal transfer-associated ATPase, with amino-acid sequence MAGEQEGVLGDLGRHDAAGRLADRVVGLGPLAPLVADPEVTDVLVNGDGRVWVDRGGGVESTATVVAADDLRPLAARLAGLAGRRLDDSQPWVDGTLPGGVRLHAVLPPLAEGGAHLSLRVARRRPGGVAALVGLGATGPDGARVLRALVAARASLLVTGGTGAGKTTVLAALLAECPAHERLVVVEDVRELDPDHPHVVRLQGRSANVEGVGEVSLAVLVRQALRMRPDRLVVGEVRGPEVRELLAALNTGHDGGAGTLHANGPEEVPARLEALGSLAGLPREAVHAQLRGALRAVVHVARGPHGHRRVDRVGVPVTLPGGAVVVRTAMTRDRGDLRPADHWPSLLDLLGTDPLVGAAPTPGAGAARGGGP